In Spiroplasma chinense, a single window of DNA contains:
- a CDS encoding endo-beta-N-acetylglucosaminidase, protein MKKLLFTLTALGLIAGTTTNVVSCYLINNDNNFLENLPDFDWTNSNFGDGIDFNNYNEANALTSETKENYLGKTNKQKVNRFVDYNTFSTGFQWSQNILKQAVTGVPLNKGFMPNGNFVSDFGVNTPSQRYRQINSILDWDPNKDMDAKYNKSGQPLIKSTSVATKLSPEQNEDITFMPLGFTSRKHRTYDNTIVGTKNPYENTPINYQYITGVVNWSGSWLEGPIVPPPADIIEAGHQNGTKVYGNIFLDGWHGLSKNMLKDFLKKDEYGNFLIVDKLIEIADYMGFDGWFFNNEANGSMPDGWILKNSDVAQIIKDFNNKTLRSEDSRIQDLDMIFYTNEGSLKATNGEFADKQTGEITTTTGEYNGRKKVTKIVTTFSESPERSMEFLDNSDEYTGGDVMTIIDEGVNSQLSGFFDFKNQTYLKDKNGNFDKNKFTGFTTYLDNGTGVFAGAVSGLTPKGTSPERAALLQIQANQLMNDIQYSGSNLFISKKDIGKTSKEISTSIPDSMENKNVQFLLADPRVKFKDKEKANDDILNTLYDYSTNGGKGYNSTSFGIGSLMTEKTIINDDNNEALFKTNFSTGSGIKFVSDETSTQYPWSNRRLVDTLPSYRWQVYDKANQDEPLPISDITGAWDYDVVYKKGNSIAIGGGFDETGAIVDAKWDTNKTYYWDIMGTNLSKKNRKINFVYKDGDNADVKLLLTTTNQSTQIDTQKEIELTSTSLGDGWKSISYDLNQISSINQDNKLSKIGLSIKPNETYFKLNVGELSIENLDVTKNIEKAEISKPSLEYIISRNNQDYNIRFGYTSKGNNISYYEIYTFFNDRWYRVGETTQSDYFLKDLKPNSGNIKIGVKPIDKDGKQNDMYSFDIEV, encoded by the coding sequence ATGAAAAAACTATTATTTACACTTACTGCATTAGGACTAATAGCTGGTACTACAACAAATGTTGTTTCTTGTTATTTAATTAACAATGATAATAACTTTCTTGAAAATTTACCAGACTTTGACTGAACAAATAGTAATTTTGGAGATGGAATAGACTTTAATAATTACAATGAGGCCAATGCATTAACAAGTGAAACTAAAGAAAATTATTTAGGAAAAACTAACAAACAAAAAGTTAATAGATTTGTAGATTACAATACATTTAGCACTGGTTTTCAGTGATCTCAAAATATATTAAAACAAGCTGTTACTGGTGTGCCTTTAAATAAAGGTTTTATGCCTAATGGTAATTTTGTATCTGACTTTGGAGTAAACACTCCTTCTCAAAGATATAGACAAATTAACTCAATTTTGGATTGAGATCCAAATAAAGATATGGATGCAAAGTACAATAAATCAGGACAACCATTAATTAAAAGCACTAGTGTTGCTACAAAATTAAGTCCTGAGCAAAATGAAGATATTACTTTTATGCCGCTTGGATTTACAAGTAGAAAACATAGAACTTATGACAATACAATTGTTGGTACAAAAAATCCATATGAAAATACACCAATAAATTATCAATATATTACTGGAGTTGTTAACTGATCTGGTTCTTGACTTGAAGGACCAATAGTTCCACCTCCAGCCGATATTATTGAAGCTGGTCATCAAAATGGAACAAAAGTTTATGGAAATATATTTTTAGATGGATGACATGGTCTTTCAAAAAACATGTTAAAAGATTTTCTAAAAAAAGATGAGTATGGAAACTTTTTAATAGTTGATAAGTTAATTGAAATTGCAGATTATATGGGTTTTGACGGATGATTCTTTAACAATGAAGCCAATGGTAGTATGCCTGACGGATGAATTTTAAAAAATAGTGATGTTGCACAAATTATCAAAGATTTTAATAATAAAACTCTTAGATCTGAAGATAGTAGAATCCAAGATTTAGATATGATTTTTTATACAAATGAGGGTAGTTTAAAAGCAACAAACGGAGAGTTTGCAGATAAACAAACGGGAGAAATTACTACAACTACCGGAGAATATAATGGTAGAAAAAAAGTTACAAAAATAGTAACAACTTTTTCTGAATCTCCAGAACGTTCAATGGAATTTTTAGATAATAGTGATGAGTATACTGGCGGTGATGTTATGACCATTATTGATGAAGGGGTAAATTCACAATTATCAGGATTTTTTGATTTTAAAAATCAAACATATTTAAAAGACAAAAATGGAAACTTTGATAAAAATAAATTTACAGGATTTACAACTTATTTAGATAATGGTACAGGAGTTTTTGCAGGTGCTGTTTCTGGTTTAACACCAAAAGGCACATCTCCTGAAAGAGCAGCTTTACTACAAATTCAGGCAAATCAATTGATGAATGATATTCAATATAGTGGAAGTAACTTGTTTATATCAAAAAAAGATATTGGTAAAACAAGTAAAGAAATTTCAACATCAATTCCTGATAGTATGGAAAATAAAAACGTTCAATTTCTTTTAGCAGACCCAAGAGTAAAATTTAAAGATAAAGAAAAAGCCAATGATGATATATTAAATACTTTATATGATTACTCTACAAATGGAGGTAAGGGTTATAATTCTACAAGTTTTGGAATTGGTAGCTTAATGACTGAAAAAACTATTATAAATGATGATAATAATGAAGCATTATTTAAAACTAACTTCTCAACAGGGAGTGGTATTAAATTTGTTTCTGATGAAACTTCAACACAATATCCATGATCTAATAGACGTCTTGTAGATACTTTACCAAGTTACAGATGACAAGTTTATGACAAAGCAAACCAAGATGAACCATTACCAATTAGTGATATAACTGGAGCTTGAGATTATGATGTAGTTTATAAAAAAGGTAACTCTATTGCAATTGGTGGAGGTTTTGATGAAACTGGTGCCATTGTAGATGCAAAATGAGATACTAACAAAACTTATTATTGAGATATAATGGGAACTAATTTGTCTAAAAAGAACCGAAAAATCAATTTCGTTTATAAAGATGGTGATAATGCTGATGTTAAATTATTGTTAACAACAACAAATCAATCTACACAAATTGACACACAAAAAGAAATTGAGTTAACTTCAACTTCTCTTGGTGATGGTTGAAAATCAATTTCCTATGATTTAAATCAAATAAGTTCAATTAATCAAGATAATAAATTATCTAAAATTGGTTTATCAATTAAGCCTAATGAAACTTACTTTAAATTGAATGTTGGTGAATTGTCTATTGAAAATTTAGATGTTACTAAAAATATTGAAAAAGCTGAAATTTCAAAACCAAGTTTAGAGTATATCATTTCTAGAAACAACCAAGATTACAACATACGTTTTGGTTACACAAGTAAGGGAAATAACATAAGTTATTATGAAATATACACTTTCTTTAACGATCGTTGATATAGAGTGGGAGAAACTACTCAAAGCGACTATTTCTTAAAAGATTTAAAACCAAACAGTGGGAATATAAAAATAGGGGTAAAACCTATTGATAAAGACGGAAAGCAAAACGATATGTATAGTTTTGATATTGAGGTCTAG
- a CDS encoding ATP-binding cassette domain-containing protein, whose product MINLSNVQKNYGKKVVLKGINLTFNENEAVAVVGSNGCGKTTLVELVANLIQPTEGEIVRQENLNIGMQFQDGSWPIGTKLSDLITFYKDKSYKKTEEFKKLVEAFDLEGIISRDISSLSGGQRQRINCFLSIINEPNVLILDELITGLDLEMQIKLISFFQNYKKEKKIILLIVSHIPEEVEALCDRVIILKDGTVYEDKNIEEITKEYGTLRKRLIKYYENEK is encoded by the coding sequence ATGATTAATTTAAGTAATGTACAAAAGAACTACGGTAAAAAAGTTGTTTTGAAGGGAATAAACTTAACTTTTAATGAAAACGAAGCTGTTGCTGTAGTTGGTTCAAACGGGTGTGGAAAAACCACTTTAGTTGAACTTGTAGCAAATTTAATTCAACCAACAGAAGGTGAAATAGTAAGACAAGAAAACCTAAATATTGGTATGCAATTTCAAGATGGTTCATGACCAATTGGAACAAAATTATCGGATCTTATAACTTTTTACAAAGATAAAAGTTATAAGAAAACAGAAGAATTTAAAAAATTAGTAGAAGCTTTTGATTTAGAAGGCATTATTTCAAGAGACATAAGTTCTTTGTCTGGTGGACAAAGACAAAGAATTAACTGTTTCTTATCAATTATTAACGAACCAAACGTTTTGATTTTAGATGAACTTATTACAGGTTTAGATTTAGAAATGCAAATTAAACTAATAAGTTTCTTTCAAAACTATAAAAAAGAAAAGAAAATTATTTTATTAATTGTTTCACATATACCAGAAGAAGTAGAAGCGCTTTGTGATAGAGTGATCATTCTTAAAGATGGAACAGTTTATGAAGATAAAAATATCGAAGAAATAACTAAGGAATATGGAACATTAAGAAAGAGATTAATTAAATATTATGAAAATGAAAAATAA
- a CDS encoding ATP-binding cassette domain-containing protein, whose product MTQIININKQISDIFTLEIKNLKIEEGQIIALVGSNGSGKTTFIKTISQNFIYQKNTDIDLTSTYDVLQQVSNYGSVKLFDIALLLKNLYKKKTDLNKLFGFYELNNHKLKYFSNLSPGQQQRYKFMLLELLSGDILILDETFNFLDTFWRRKITKRIQSKIDQYKNVFIIDHNLETLKELCNRMIFLKGGKILEDTKNIKDIEQEKFDELVGSIELEPDFEE is encoded by the coding sequence ATGACACAAATAATAAATATCAACAAACAAATCAGTGATATCTTTACTCTTGAAATAAAAAACTTAAAAATAGAGGAAGGACAAATAATAGCTTTGGTTGGAAGTAATGGTTCAGGTAAAACAACTTTTATTAAAACTATTTCACAAAACTTTATTTACCAAAAAAACACAGATATAGACTTAACCTCTACTTATGATGTTTTACAACAAGTTAGTAACTATGGTAGTGTTAAATTGTTTGATATAGCATTGTTGCTTAAAAATTTATATAAGAAAAAAACTGATTTAAACAAGTTATTTGGATTTTATGAACTAAATAATCACAAACTGAAATATTTTTCAAATCTTTCTCCAGGACAACAACAAAGATATAAATTTATGTTACTTGAGTTATTAAGTGGTGATATTTTGATTTTGGATGAAACGTTTAATTTTTTAGATACTTTTTGAAGAAGGAAAATAACAAAAAGAATCCAATCTAAAATAGATCAATATAAAAATGTCTTTATAATTGACCATAATCTTGAAACATTAAAAGAATTATGTAATAGAATGATATTTTTAAAGGGTGGAAAGATTTTAGAAGATACCAAAAACATTAAAGATATTGAGCAAGAAAAGTTTGATGAACTAGTAGGGTCAATAGAATTAGAACCAGATTTTGAAGAATAG